A genomic stretch from Lotus japonicus ecotype B-129 unplaced genomic scaffold, LjGifu_v1.2 AP026983.1 includes:
- the LOC130727315 gene encoding uncharacterized protein LOC130727315, with amino-acid sequence MSQASGKKDFVKAKIERTSLGVKCMGLKSGSSKSKKDFGKKKTRTPARKVYKSKVRNKALSIVPPCEDVSDEEVICAENSPTGSNQDDVPDVGTSIPEDIHDQEIPEKESSAHEDSGLPTQSHGSSLLSKEDDPVHVSTTYTQSKESSQAPISVQNISDDDSDDVPLAGFLPDSVASRIKRQRRASGVEESSAPQKKSKSTLSTFKSKPVYVKGKENVQKWKFVCQRRIAKEREVGSDVLEWKEVVALIEKVGLMKTIPKVGRCYERLVKEFLVKLSEEVGLPKSVEFRKVYVRAKCVEFSHAVINKTLGRSDGEVVDEELSLDVIAKELTAGQVKKWPIKKLLSTGNLSTLKHADTCAVKLPFSFPSLLTEIILQQHP; translated from the exons ATGTCTCAAGCATCAGGAAAGAAGGATTttgtcaaggccaagattgaaagaacttcACTTGGTGTGAAGTGCATGGGTCTAAAGAGCGGTTCTTCCAAATCAAAGAAAGATTTTGGAAAGAAGAAGACAAGAACTCCTGCAAGAAAGGTTTACAAGTCCAAGGTTCGCAATAAGGCTCTCTCGATTGTTCCTCCCTGTGAGGATGTTTCTGATGAAGAGGTGATTTGTGCAGAAAACTCTCCCACCGGCTCCAATCAAGATGATGTGCCCGATGTTGGGACGTCTATTCCTGAAGACATCCATGATCAAGAAATTCCTGAAAAGGAATCCTctgctcatgaagattcaggaTTACCCACTCAATCTCATGGTTCCTCCTTGCTTTCGAAGGAGGATGATCCAGTGCATGTGTCCACTACATACACCCAGTCCAAGGAGTCAAGCCAGGCTCCAATctctgttcagaacatctctgatgatgattctgatgatgttcctttGGCTGGTTTTCTCCCAGATAGTGTTGCTTCCAGGATAAAGAGACAAAGAAGGGCATCTGGTGTTGAAGAATCTTCTGCCCCTCAGAAGAAGTCCAAATCCACTCTATCAACCTTCAAGTCTAAGCCAGTATATGTGAAGGGAAAAG aaaatgttcagaagtggaagtttgtatGTCAACGCAGAAttgccaaggaaagggaagttggctctgatgtgCTTGAGTGGAAGGAAGTGGTGGCACTAATTGAGAAGGTTGGGCTAATGAAGACCATTCCTAAAGTTGGAAGGTGTTATGAAAGGCTGGTGAAGGAATTTCTGGTGAAACTTTCTGAGGAAGTGGGACTTCCGAAGAGTGTTGAGTTCAGAAAGGTTTATGTAAGGGCTAAGTGTGTTGAGTTCTCTCATGCTGTGATCAACAAAACACTTGGAAGAAGTGATGGTGAAGTTGTTGATGAGGAACTTTCCTTGGATGTGATTGCCAAGGAACTTACTGCTGGCCAAGTCAAGAAGTGGCCTATCAAGAAGTTGTTGtccactggaaatctgagt acctTGAAACATGCTGacacttgtgctgtgaagctgccatTCTCATTTCCATCTCTTCTTACAGAGATCATCCTTCAACAACATCCTTAG